The following proteins are co-located in the Enoplosus armatus isolate fEnoArm2 chromosome 8, fEnoArm2.hap1, whole genome shotgun sequence genome:
- the rh50 gene encoding rh50-like protein, whose protein sequence is MKAQSTNLRVRLPVIVFVTEVIIVALYAAFVTYDEYADARFQTNRTNPMDNAVYKDYPFFTDIQVMIFLGFGCLLAFFRLYGFGGMVFNFLTATFAIQWAILVQGYFQFSHDGKIHLGVINLINAEFACAVVLISFGAVLGKTSPLQLLVMALLEVPVFAVTEWAVLKYLKINDAGGSILIHLFACYFGLGVTFVLYRPCLNEGHAKENTSYQSDILSMMGTLFLWVFWPSFNSALTHKGDDQHRAILHTFIGLSASTLTAFALSAMLNKNGKLTMADVQNVTLAGGVTVGASVDMMISPAAAYALGMMGCIACMLGYKYLSPFLARRFRIQDQCGIHNLHGLTGLISCAAGICAILMATEEVYGPSLYEIFSHRAPVEGDPKLQELQRLIPGLQPGLGRTAREQALFQVAAVFSTIGVSALGGVLTGFVLKLPYLASPSDDYCFDDELFFDVPPDYDSPLKLNNTITTEDSSA, encoded by the coding sequence ATGAAGGCACAGTCGACCAACCTTCGAGTGAGGCTACCTGTGATTGTGTTCGTCACAGAGGTGATTATTGTTGCCTTGTATGCTGCCTTTGTCACCTACGATGAATACGCAGACGCCAGATTTCAGACCAACAGGACTAACCCCATGGACAATGCAGTGTACAAGGACTACCCTTTTTTTACAGACATACAGGTCATGATATTCCTCGGCTTTGGATGCCTGCTGGCATTCTTTCGACTCTACGGCTTTGGGGGGATGGTTTTTAACTTCCTCACGGCTACTTTTGCCATCCAGTGGGCCATTTTGGTGCAGGGGTACTTCCAGTTCAGCCACGACGGTAAGATCCACCTCGGAGTGATCAACCTCATAAATGCAGAGTTCGCCTGTGCTGTGGTGCTGATATCTTTTGGGGCGGTGCTGGGGAAGACGAGTCCGTTGCAGCTGCTGGTCATGGCTCTGCTGGAAGTGCCGGTGTTTGCAGTCACAGAGTGGGCCGTGCTCAAGTATCTGAAGATCAACGACGCAGGAGGCTCTATTCTCATTCATCTCTTTGCCTGTTATTTTGGCTTGGGTGTCACTTTTGTACTGTACAGGCCTTGCCTAAATGAAGGCCATGCAAAGGAGAACACCAGCTACCAGTCCGACATCCTGTCCATGATGGGGACCTTGTTCCTCTGGGTGTTTTGGCCCTCCTTCAACTCAGCATTAACACATAAAGGAGACGACCAGCACAGAGCCATCCTCCACACCTTCATCGGCCTCAGTGCCTCCACGCTCACAGCCTTCGCTCTCTCTGCCATGCTGAACAAAAACGGTAAGCTCACCATGGCCGATGTTCAGAATGTGACCCTGGCTGGAGGCGTGACGGTCGGGGCATCTGTGGATATGATGATATCGCCTGCAGCTGCGTACGCACTGGGTATGATGGGCTGCATTGCATGCATGCTGGGCTACAAGTACTTGAGTCCTTTCCTGGCTCGGCGCTTCAGGATCCAGGATCAGTGTGGAATACATAATTTGCATGGTCTAACAGGACTTATATCCTGTGCTGCGGGGATATGTGCTATACTGATGGCTACTGAGGAGGTTTATGGCCCCAGTTTGTATGAGATCTTTTCCCACAGAGCACCGGTGGAAGGAGACCCCAAACTGCAAGAGCTCCAGAGGTTGATCCCCGGTTTACAGCCAGGGTTGGGGAGGACTGCCCGGGAACAAGCTCTCTTCCAGGTCGCAGCTGTGTTCTCCACGATAGGAGTGTCAGCGCTGGGAGGCGTCCTCACAGGCTTCGTCTTGAAGCTGCCATACCTCGCGTCACCATCTGACGATTACTGTTTTGACGATGAGCTGTTTTTTGACGTTCCTCCAGACTACGATTCACCACTTAAACTCAATAACACAATTACAACAGAGGATTCTTCTGCCTGA